Proteins co-encoded in one Aspergillus fumigatus Af293 chromosome 6, whole genome shotgun sequence genomic window:
- a CDS encoding CAAX prenyl protease RCE1, with product MAPVGLLARLRTFYTKTHDEPVISIHTAAFFSVLLTLLYVAPFYISPTTRPSQTLSRDAPSVIRARIRAVSWSCSLGTLAVLWLIVAKNHASIPEAVRLVGWWPINLWDICRAWLLTAILFTGPLFERGIAEGEWKDWLKGSRISETLHGWIGWRNYVAGPVTEEIMFRSAIVPLHLLAKDTPGHIVFVAPLYFGIAHVHHFYEFRLTHPDTSIFAALFRSVFQFGYTTIFGWYATFLYLRTGSLLAVIVAHSFCNWCGLPRLWGRVEASVPIGPPVGKAKEDADVKDAHAAYGKLGLGWTVGYYVLLVSGAIAFYYALWPLSDSPNALATFTGGSK from the exons ATGGCTCCTGTCGGACTTCTGGCGCGTCTTCGAACGTTTTATACTAAAACTCATG ACGAGCCTGTCATTTCGATCCACACAGCCGCTTTCTTCTCG GTACTCCTAACTTTACTCTACGTGGCACCATTCTACATATCGCCGACTACGCGCCCCTCCCAGACGCTCAGTCGAGATGCTCCCTCTGTGATTCGAGCAAGAATCAGAGCGGTGTCCTGGTCTTGTTCCCTGGGCACTCTTGCAGTTCTATGGCTGATCGTAGCTAAGAACCATGCTTCAATCCCAGAAGCTGTGAGGCTTGTAGGGTGGTGGCCTATCAACCTCTGGGACATCTGCCGGGCCTGGCTTCTGACAGCTATCCTGTTTACGGGTCCCCTTTTTGAGCGTGGCATTGCCGAAGGGGAATGGAAGGACTGGCTCAAAGGAAGCAGAATCTCCGAGACTCTCCATGGTTGGATTGGATGGCGAAATTACGTCGCC GGTCCCGTTACCGAGGAGATTATGTTTCGGTCTGCCATTGTGCCTCTCCATCTCCTAGCGAAGGACACTCCGGGCCACATTGTTTTTGTGGCGCCTCTTTATTTTGGAATCGCACATGTGCACCATTTTTATGAGTTCCGCTTGACACATCCAGATACTTCGATCTTTGCAGCATTGTTTCGATCAGTGTTCCAGTTTGGCTACACTACCATCTTCGGTTGGTATGCCACCTTCCTGTATCTTCGAACGGGATCTTTGCTAGCAGTCATTGTCGCGCACAGCTTCTGCAACTGGTGCGGGCTTCCCCGACTGTGGGGAAGGGTCGAGGCTAGTGTCCCCATCGGACCGCCCGTGGGTaaagccaaagaagacgCCGATGTGAAGGACGCACACGCCGCCTATGGTAAACTGGGCCTGGGCTGGACAGTTGGGTACTATGTACTCCTTGTATCAGGGGCGATTGCCTTCTATTACGCTCTATGGCCGCTAAGCGACTCGCCAAATGCGCTTGCTACGTTTACAGGAGGGTCCAAGTGA
- a CDS encoding sucrase/ferredoxin-like domain-containing protein: MTPRLTNCRSLMRGCGKTTPAARFFSSRISRSNIRARLNIQPPFPVAEKCPEPSCSCPATPAMPKGLPIDFDQPLNGTMAAYTQQVVICTGQRDWESRIEDDGKGQSWGELVRGLKKLMGRGGRYADPFNNVLVSNSSFPSSSSTSTASAFLFPRFKYIPSISINVSEEQNAPTNLATFVQAFLLPAQLNPMQDSLPESKRAELTRKSELESSFPGAVDIQYSPVVLICGHGGRDMRCGVMAPVLEKEFSRVLGARGFSPAGADGNPTDSPEHAKIGLISHVGGHKYAGNVIVYIPPGMKAGGSPHPLAGKGIWYGRVEPKHVQGIIDETVMSGRVVLDHFRGGIDRNGDILRV; encoded by the exons ATGACACCGCGATTAACGAATTGCCGCTCACTCATGCGTGGGTGCGGCAAGACCACACCAGCAGCTCggttcttctcttcccgcaTTTCCCGCTCAAATATACGTGCGCGTCTCAATATACAACCGCCTTTTCCTGTGGCTGAGAAATGCCCAGAGCCATCCTGCTCATGTCCTGCTACACCAGCTATGCCCAAAGGGCTCCCAATCGACTTTGATCAGCCATTGAACGGAACAATGGCAGCATACACCCAGCAGGTCGTCATCTGCACTGGCCAGAGAGATTGGGAGAGTCGCAttgaggacgatggcaaGGGTCAGAGCTGGGGAGAGCTAGTGAGAGGCTTGAAGAAATTGATGGGCCGTGGTGGGCGCTATGCAGAT CCGTTCAATAACGTCTTGGTTTCGAACTCATCCTTtccgtcttcgtcctccaCTTCTACCGCCTCggcctttctttttccaagaTTCAAATACATTCCTTCAATCTCAATAAACGTCTCCGAGGAGCAGAATGCGCCGACAAATCTCGCAACGTTCGTCCAAGCCTTTCTTCTCCCGGCACAGCTAAATCCTATGCAAGATTCCCTCCCCGAATCCAAGAGGGCGGAACTAACCCGCAAGTCCGAACTTGAGTCCAGTTTCCCAGGTGCCGTCGACATCCAGTACTCTCCTGTTGTACTGATATGCGGTCATGGTGGCCGTGACATGCGCTGCGGAGTCATGGCACCTGTGCTTGAAAAGGAGTTCAGCCGCGTCTTAGGTGCGCGGGGTTTCTCACCAGCCGGAGCGGACGGTAATCCTACTGACAGCCCCGAGCATGCTAAGATTGGACTGATCAGTCATGTCGGTGGTCACAAATATGCTGGAAATGTGATTGTGTACATTCCTCCCGGAATGAAGGCAGGCGGCTCCCCTCATCCGCTGGCGGGTAAGGGTATTTGGTATGGACGGGTTGAACCCAAGCATGTCCAGGGCATTATAGATGAGACTGTAATGAGTGGAAGAGTGGTACTCGATCATTTCCGGGGTGGGATTGATCGGAATGGTGATATACTACGAGTATAG
- a CDS encoding leucine--tRNA ligase NAM2, translating to MINCPAVYDGQTAIMYSISRLRCRPTVFIQGRWRCAVRPVLSNFMRLATTSATSISRKLDLLAIDRKWQEKWHAEGPRSLPDDANKENRGDRPKSYILSMFPYPSGTLHMGHLRVYTISDVLARFYRMRGHEVLHPMGWDAFGLPAENAAIERGIDPAEWTKQNIAKMKEQLRSISTSFDWDRELATCSPEFYEHTQRIFLMLYRKGLAYQAEALVNYDPVDKTVLANEQVDSNGFSWRSGAKVEKLKLKQWFFRITDFKEMLLKDLDSLTGAWPERVLTMQRNWLGKSYGAKIKFPVAVDASGDANLHVNVFTTRPDTLYGVEYLALSLNHPIVLEAAEKDAALRKFLDEAASLPPDSKVGYKLANVTASNPLHIIDKESPHIARRLPIFVAPYVLSDYGEGAVIGVPGHDSRDLAFFKENTNSDSIPVVIEPEHLSNPNNDSTGTVTRPNDMKAFTQEGILTSRCWKYQGLHSREAKKQIVTDLKGVGHGDFVEQWRLRDWLISRQRYWGAPIPIIHCESCGPVPVPEDQLPVRLPKIEGDWLKGKKGNPLESSQDWVNTKCPSCSGPAKRDTDTMDTFVDSSWYYLRFPDAHNKEQPFSPSTARQVDIYIGGVEHAILHLLYARFIYKFLSQTELFPEIARSGDGLGPSEPFKTVLTQGMVHGKTYTEPSTGRFLLPSEVDLSNPNKPLIKGTQVAPNISFEKMSKSKHNGVDPTSCALQYGADATRAHVLFSAPVSEVLEWDDTKIVGIERWFGRLWKLVLDAKQSLASASFTVSQNDLQKSPYATSKLPSLLQGLGDSDAEGLLHTHQTIVSVTNCIENNPYGLNTVISDLTKLTNTLTSSNPTSPQVLYLCVSSLVRLLAPVAPALASECWEVLNDTLIDQNANTGARVPDIFDCAWPSPLLTSEQADVLSARGGQIVAVQINGKLRFTVTIPRRLSPTTSADSSDSGAVTDEQDWIISRILETDEGRVWLREKNDWEKRRRVVVVKGGKLVNIVF from the exons ATGATCAATTGCCCTGCAGTATACGATGGTCAAACAGCGATCATGTATTCCATATCCCGACTACGATGCAGGCCGACCGTCTTCATACAAGGCCGATGGAGATGTGCTGTCCGCCCGGTCTTGAGCAATTTTATGAGACTTGCGACAACGTCAGCGACTTCGATATCCAGGAAACTCGACCTGCTAGCAATTGATAGAAAATGGCAGGAGAAGTGGCACGCGGAGGGGCCGCGGTCCTTGCCCGACGACGCGAACAAAGAAAATCGGGGCGACAGACCAAAGTCGTACATCCTCTCCATGTTTCCCTACCCCTCTGGGACATTACATATGGGTCATTTACGGGTTTACACGATCTCCGATGTATTGGCGAGGTTCTATCGTATGCGAGGGCATGAGGTTCTCCATCCGATGGGTTGGGATGCGTTCGGGTTACCGGCCGAGAATGCGGCGATCGAACGCGGGATTGACCCGGCCGAGTGGACGAAGCAGAATATcgcgaagatgaaggagcaGTTACGCAGCATATCGACGTCTTTTGACTGGGATCGG GAATTGGCGACGTGCTCGCCCGAGTTTTACGAACATACTCAGCGGATATTCCTGATGCTGTATCGGAAAGGTCTTGCCTATCAGGCGGAGGCGCTCGTTAATTACGATCCGGTTGATAAGACGGTGCTTGCGAACGAGCAG GTTGATTCCAATGGTTTTTCATGGCGCTCAGGGGCAAAGGTTGAAAAGTTGAAGCTAAAACAATGGTTCTTCCGAATCACAGATTTCAAAGAAATGTTACTGAAGGATCTGGACTCCTTAACCGGGGCTTGGCCTGAGCGGGTATTGACTATGCAGCGCAACTGGCTGGGCAAGTCATACGGTGCGAAAATCAAATTCCCGGTAGCTGTTGACGCGAGCGGTGATGCCAATCTACATGTCAATGTTTTTACCACACGCCCAGATACCTTGTACGGAGTTGAATACCTCGCTCTCTCTTTGAACCACCCCATTGTCCTTGAGGCTGCAGAGAAGGATGCAGCCTTGCGGAAATTTCTCGATGAAGCAGCTTCGCTTCCACCAGACTCCAAGGTGGGTTATAAGCTGGCCAATGTGACTGCTTCAAACCCGTTGCATATCATTGACAAGGAAAGTCCTCACATTGCGAGGAGATTGCCTATCTTCGTGGCCCCTTATGTCCTCAGTGACTACGGTGAGGGTGCCGTTATAGGAGTTCCAGGTCACGACTCTAGAGACTTGGCGTTCTTCAAAGAGAACACAAATTCCGATTCAATACCAGTCGTTATCGAACCAGAACACTTGTCTAACCCAAACAACGACAGCACAGGGACTGTCACACGTCCAAACGACATGAAAGCATTTACCCAAGAAGGTATCCTTACCTCGAGATGCTGGAAATACCAGGGCCTCCACTCCCGTGAAGCTAAGAAGCAGATCGTTACCGACCTCAAAGGAGTCGGCCATGGTGATTTCGTTGAGCAGTGGAGACTTAGGGACTGGCTTATCAGTAGGCAGCGCTACTGGGGAGCTCCCATTCCCATCATTCACTGCGAGAGTTGTGGGCCCGTGCCTGTGCCGGAAGACCAGCTTCCCGTCCGACTACCCAAGATTGAGGGTGACTGGCTCAAAGGGAAAAAGGGCAATCCGCTTGAGTCGTCGCAGGATTGGGTCAACACAAAATGCCCAAGTTGCAGCGGGCCTGCAAAGCGTGACACAGACACTATGGATACTTTCGTTGACTCCTCCTGGTACTATCTCCGCTTTCCAGACGCCCACAACAAGGAGCAGCCGttttctccttcaacagcacgACAGGTCGATATTTACATTGGCGGCGTCGAGCACGCTATCCTGCACTTGCTGTATGCTCGATTTATCTACAAATTTCTTTCTCAGACGGAGTTGTTTCCGGAGATTGCTCGCAGTGGCGATGGCTTGGGGCCTTCTGAACCGTTCAAGACAGTCCTGACCCAGGGTATGGTCCACGGAAAGACGTATACTGAGCCGTCCACTGGTCGATTCCTACTCCCCTCGGAAGTCGATCTTTCCAATCCGAACAAGCCGCTCATCAAGGGCACCCAAGTCGCCCCAAATATCTCTTTTGAAAAGATGTCTAAGAGCAAACACAACGGTGTGGATCCCACGTCTTGCGCGCTACAGTATGGTGCCGATGCCACCCGTGCACATGTTCTTTTTTCCGCGCCTGTCAGCGAAGTACTTGAGTGGGATGACACGAAGATTGTAGGCATTGAGCGTTGGTTTGGTCGGCTCTGGAAGCTTGTGCTGGATGCCAAGCAAAGCCTGGCTTCGGCATCGTTTACAGTTTCGCAGAATGATCTGCAGAAATCTCCCTACGCAACCTCCAAGCTTCCTTCCCTATTGCAGGGTCTTGGTGATAGTGACGCTGAGGGTCTTCTGCACACCCATCAGACCATCGTATCTGTGACCAACTGCATAGAAAACAACCCGTATGGTCTGAACACCGTCATCTCCGACCTGACCAAGTTGACGAACACATTGACATCGTCAAACCCAACATCTCCCCAGGTTTTGTACCTTTGTGTCTCCTCACTTGTCCGGCTTCTCGCTCCTGTGGCCCCAGCCTTGGCCTCTGAATGTTGGGAGGTTCTTAATGATACACTCATTGACCAGAATGCGAACACCGGAGCCCGTGTCCCAGATATCTTCGACTGCGCGTGGCCTTCTCCCCTTTTGACCTCCGAGCAGGCTGATGTTCTATCCGCGCGCGGGGGTCAGATTGTAGCTGTTCAGATCAATGGAAAGCTACGCTTCACGGTGACTATTCCTCGACGATTGTCACCCACAACATCTGCGGACTCCAGTGATTCCGGCGCAGTCACTGATGAACAAGACTGGATTATCAGTCGAATTTTGGAAACGGACGAGGGCCGCGTCTGGTTGCGCGAGAAGAACGACTGGGAAAAGCGGAGACGAGTAGTGGTTGTCAAAGGAGGCAAATTGGTCAATATTGTCTTCTAA
- the fdh gene encoding formate dehydrogenase (NAD+) FDH1, translating to MVLIRSLSRHLRRPATSFLSTKGTLSPTSSSPFRAASLGGSISGARTLTASANLQGKVLMVLYDGGEHAKQQPGLLGTTENELGLRKWIEEQGHTLVTTSDKDGENSTFDKELVDAEVIITTPFHPGYLTAERLAKAKKLKLAVTAGVGSDHVDLNAANKTNGGITVAEVTGCNVVSVAEHVVMTILALVRNFVPAHEQIRNGEWDVAAVAKNEFDLENKVVGTVAVGRIGERVLRRLKPFDCKELLYYDYQPLRPEVEKEIGCRRVENLEEMLAQCDVVTINCPLHESTRGLFNKELISKMKKGSWLVNTARGAIVVKEDVAEAVKSGHLRGYGGDVWFPQPAPKDHPLRYVQGPWGGGNAMVPHMSGTSIDAQIRYAQGTKAILESYFSGRHDYKPEDLIVKDGDYVTKAYGQRQK from the exons ATGGTATTAATCCGTTCTTTGTCCCGTCACCTGCGGCGGCCTGCcacttcttttctttctaccAAAGGAACCTTGTCTCCCACCAGCAGTAGTCCATTCCGGGCTGCGTCGCTGGGAGGTTCCATCTCTGGTGCACGAACGCTGACAGCCTCGGCCAATCTACAGGGCAAGGTTCTTATGGTCCTCTATGAC GGCGGTGAGCACGCCAAACAGCAGCCTGGCCTTCTTGGTACCACCGAGAATGAGCTTGGCTTGAGAAAGTGGATCGAGGAGCAGGGTCACACTCTGGTCACCACCTCTGACAAGGACGGCGAGAACTCCACTTTTGACAAGGAGCTTGTCGACGCCgaagtcatcatcaccacccc TTTCCACCCGGGTTATCTCACCGCAGAGCGcttggccaaggccaagaagtTGAAGCTCGCCGTCACTGCCGGTGTTGGTTCCGACCATGTCGACCTTAATGCCGCCAACAAGACCAACGGCGGTATCACTGTCGCCGAAGTCACTGGCTGCAATGTCGTCTCTGTCGCCGAGCACGTTGTCATGACCATTCTGGCACTGGTTCGCAACTTCGTCCCTGCCCACGAGCAGATCCGCAACGGTGAATGGGATGTTGCTGCCGTCGCCAAGAACGAGTTTGACCTCGAGAACAAGGTCGTCGGAACCGTTGCTGTTGGGCGTATCGGTGAACGGGTGCTCCGTCGTCTCAAGCCCTTCGACTGCAAGGAGCTGCTCTACTACGACTACCAGCCCCTTCGGCCcgaggttgagaaggagattggCTGCCGTCGTGTTGAGAACCTCGAGGAGATGCTCGCCCAGTGCGATGTTGTCACGATCAACTGCCCTCTGCACGAGAGCACTCGCGGGCTCTTCAACAAGGAACTCATctccaagatgaagaagg GCTCTTGGCTCGTCAACACTGCCCGTGGTGCTATTGTTGTCAAGGAGGACGTTGCCGAGGCCGTCAAGTCCGGCCACCTCCGCGGTTACGGTGGTGATGTCTGGTTCCCTCAGCCTGCCCCCAAGGACCACCCTCTTCGGTACGTCCAGGGCCCTTGGGGCGGTGGTAACGCCATGGTTCCTCACATGTCCGGTACCTCAATCGACGCCCAGATCCGTTACGCCCAGGGTACCAAGGCCATCCTCGAAAGCTACTTCTCCGGTCGCCACGACTACAAACCCGAGGATCTCATCGTCAAGGACGGTGACTACGTCACCAAGGCTTACGGCCAGAGACAGAAGTAA